In Mycolicibacterium gadium, the genomic window CGGGCTTGGCTCATGTAGCGCGGACACCGAGCAGAATCAACCGGAAGCGGCGACCGCGACATCGGCAACCTCGACCCCCGTTCAGGAGCCGCCCGGCCCGCCCGGTGCGCCGCTGCCGCCGCCGGAAGCGCTTTCCGATGTGATGAACCGCATAGCCGATGCCAACATCCAGGGCACGGAAAAGACCGGGCTGGTCGAATCCGGCACGCAGGCTGACGCCGCCGCGATGGACAAATTCGGCCAGGCGCTGACCCAGAACGGCTACGCACCGGCCACGTTCGAGGCGCGGGATCTGCGCTGGGTTCAGGACCCTCCCGGCACCGTGTCGGCTCTCATCAGCCTCAAGACCGACAATCCGCAGGCCGGCGACTTCAGCTTCCCGATGGAGTTCGTCTTCGTCGACAATTCGTGGCGGCTGGCCCGGAAGACCGCCGACGAGCTGCTGCAACCGGGCGAGAGCGAGCCCCAGACACCCAGCGGGCCTGCGCCTCCGTCACCCCCGCGCTAGGAATCGGCGGATGTGGATCGGCTGGCTCGAATTCGACCTCTTACTCGGGGATGTGCACTCGCTCAAGCAGAAGCGGTCGGTCATCCGTCCGCTCATCGCCGAACTGCACCGCCGATTCGCGGTGTCGGCTGCGGAGACCGGCTCGATGGACCTGCATCGCCGGGCAGGCGTGGGCATCGCTATGGTGTCGGCCGATCGCAGCCATATCGTCGAGGTGCTCGACGCCGCCGAGCGACTCGTGGCGGCACGCCCGGAGCTGGAACTGCTCTCGGTGCGGCGGGATCTGCGTCGCAGTACCGACGACTAGACAGGTTGCCGAGCCGATGATCAGATTCCGCCACCGAGTTGGCGCTTGCGTCGCAGCGGCATCGGCGCAATCGCACCCGGCGCCAATTTGCGCACGTTGATCAGGAATGCGGTGTGTCCCCGCATCGTGTGCTGCGGACGCACGGCCAGCCCGACCACGTGCCAGCCGCGCTGCATGCTCTCCCAGGCTCGCGGTTCGGTCCAGCACTTCTGCTCGCGCAGGGCCTCGACCGTTCGCGACAATTGGGTCACCGTTGCGACGTAGATCATCAGGACCCCGCCGGCCATCAGCGCGTTCGCGACGGAGCCGAGCACGTCCCAGGGCGCCAGCATGTCGAGCACGACGCGATCCACTTCAGGCCCGGCGTAGTCGCCGATGTCCGCGGTCACCAGCTCCCAGTTATCGGGACGTCCCCCGAAGAAGGTCGTGACATTGCGCACCGCGTGCTCGGCGTGGTCCTCACGCACCTCGTACGACGTGACCTTTCCCTCGGGGCCGACGGCGCGCAGCAGCGAGCACGTCAGCGCACCCGAGCCCGCGCCCGCTTCCAGCACGCGTGCACCGGGGAAGATGTCCCCCTCGTGCACGATCTGGGCGGCATCCTTGGGGTAGACGACCTGTGCGCCGCGGGGCATCGACATCACATAGTCGACCAGCAGCGGCCGCAACACGAGGAACTGATCACCGTTGGTGGACTTGATCACGCTGCCTTCGGGCAGCCCGATCACGCTGTCGAGGTCGATGATGCCCCGGTGAGTGTGGAACTCCCCGCCGGGAGTCAAGACCATGGTGTAGTGCCTGCCCTTCGCGTCGGTGAGCTGCACTCGATCACCGATTGCGAAGGGTCCGGTCCTGTTCACAGCTGTTCAGCCTGCCAGTCAACGTGCCGTCGCGGGTGCGCGGGTCTACCGAGCTTTGTCGGGGTGTCGCCATACGCTTGACTCATGACCGACGGGCAGGAGCAGACAGCCTTTCGGCGCCCCGCGCTTTCGCCGTCCCGGGCCGCGGACTTCAAGCAGTGCCCCCTGCTCTACCGGTTCCGCGCCATTGACAGGTTGCCCGAGCCGTCGTCCACAGCGCAGGTGCGTGGTTCGGTGGTACACGCCGCGCTGGAACAGTTATACGGACTGCCAGCGGCCGAGAGGGTCCCCGATACGGCGATGACGCTCGTTGACCCGGCGTGGGAGCGCCTGGTCGCCGAGCGACCCAACCTCGCCGACGATTTCGAACCCGGGCTGCGCGCCGAATTGCTCGAGGAGGCACGGGCACTGCTGTCGGGCTACTACCGGCTGGAGGATCCGACGCGCTTCGATCCGCAAAGCTGTGAACAGCGGGTCGAGGTCGAACTCGAGGACGGCACGCTGCTGCGCGGCTTCGTCGACCGCATCGATGTCGCGCCCACCGGCGAGCTACGGGTCGTCGATTACAAGACCGGTAAGGCACCACCAGAGGCCAGGGCGCTGGCCGAATTCAAGGCCATGTTCCAGATGAAGTTCTATGCCGTGGCGCTGCTGCGGTCCCGCGGCATTCTGCCCGCGCGGCTGCGGCTGCTTTATCTGGCCGATGGTCAGGTGCTCGATTACACGCCCGATCTCGACGAGCTATTGCGCTTCGAGAAGACCTTGATGGCTATCTG contains:
- a CDS encoding DUF503 domain-containing protein, whose amino-acid sequence is MWIGWLEFDLLLGDVHSLKQKRSVIRPLIAELHRRFAVSAAETGSMDLHRRAGVGIAMVSADRSHIVEVLDAAERLVAARPELELLSVRRDLRRSTDD
- a CDS encoding tRNA (adenine-N1)-methyltransferase produces the protein MNRTGPFAIGDRVQLTDAKGRHYTMVLTPGGEFHTHRGIIDLDSVIGLPEGSVIKSTNGDQFLVLRPLLVDYVMSMPRGAQVVYPKDAAQIVHEGDIFPGARVLEAGAGSGALTCSLLRAVGPEGKVTSYEVREDHAEHAVRNVTTFFGGRPDNWELVTADIGDYAGPEVDRVVLDMLAPWDVLGSVANALMAGGVLMIYVATVTQLSRTVEALREQKCWTEPRAWESMQRGWHVVGLAVRPQHTMRGHTAFLINVRKLAPGAIAPMPLRRKRQLGGGI
- a CDS encoding RecB family exonuclease, which produces MTDGQEQTAFRRPALSPSRAADFKQCPLLYRFRAIDRLPEPSSTAQVRGSVVHAALEQLYGLPAAERVPDTAMTLVDPAWERLVAERPNLADDFEPGLRAELLEEARALLSGYYRLEDPTRFDPQSCEQRVEVELEDGTLLRGFVDRIDVAPTGELRVVDYKTGKAPPEARALAEFKAMFQMKFYAVALLRSRGILPARLRLLYLADGQVLDYTPDLDELLRFEKTLMAIWRAIQSAGITGDFRPNPSRMCDWCAHHAHCPVFGGTPPPYPGWPTVPDEGDDDTVLHTRESAA